In Streptomyces sp. DG2A-72, one genomic interval encodes:
- the pyrR gene encoding bifunctional pyr operon transcriptional regulator/uracil phosphoribosyltransferase PyrR, producing MDKQQDTQQDSERSEARPVLEGPDIARVLTRIAHEIVERAKGADDVVLLGIPTRGVFLAQRLGRKLEEITDRKIPVGSLDITMYRDDLRMHPPRALARTDIPGDGVDGRLVVLVDDVLFSGRTIRAALDALNDIGRPRAVQLAVLVDRGHRELPIRADYVGKNLPTSLRETVKVQLAEEDGRDTVLLGVKPTR from the coding sequence ATGGACAAGCAGCAGGACACCCAGCAGGACTCAGAGCGGTCCGAGGCCCGGCCCGTTCTCGAAGGCCCTGACATCGCGCGGGTGTTGACCCGCATCGCCCACGAGATCGTCGAGCGCGCCAAGGGCGCCGACGACGTGGTGCTCCTCGGTATCCCCACCCGAGGCGTCTTCCTCGCCCAGCGGCTCGGCCGCAAGCTCGAGGAGATCACCGACCGCAAGATCCCGGTCGGTTCGCTCGACATCACCATGTACCGCGACGACCTGCGCATGCATCCGCCGCGTGCGCTGGCCCGCACGGACATCCCCGGTGACGGCGTCGACGGCCGCCTCGTCGTCCTCGTCGACGACGTGCTCTTCTCCGGCCGCACCATCCGCGCCGCGCTCGACGCGCTGAACGACATCGGCCGTCCGCGCGCCGTGCAGCTCGCGGTCCTCGTCGACCGCGGCCACCGTGAACTGCCCATCCGCGCCGACTATGTCGGCAAGAACCTCCCCACGTCGTTGCGGGAGACGGTCAAGGTCCAGCTCGCCGAGGAGGACGGTCGCGACACCGTGCTGCTCGGTGTGAAGCCGACCCGGTAG
- a CDS encoding aspartate carbamoyltransferase catalytic subunit yields the protein MQRHLISAADLTRDDAVQILDTAEEMARVADRPIKKLPTLRGRTVVNLFFEDSTRTRISFEAAEKRLSADVINFSAKGSSVSKGESLKDTAQTLEAMGVDAVVIRHGASGAPYTLANSGWIDAAVINAGDGTHQHPTQALLDAFTMRRRLVGRDAGIGQDLDGKRITIVGDILHSRVARSNVDLLHTLGADVTLVAPPTLLPVGIETWPCEVAYDLDSTLPKSDAVMLLRVQRERMNDAFFPTEREYSRRYGLDGDRMAKMPEHSIVMHPGPMVRGMEITAEVADSERCTAIEQVANGVSIRMAVLYLLLGGSEPAVSHPRTEEK from the coding sequence ATGCAGCGTCATCTCATCTCGGCCGCCGACCTCACCCGCGACGACGCCGTCCAGATCCTCGACACCGCCGAGGAGATGGCCCGGGTCGCCGACCGGCCGATCAAGAAACTGCCGACCTTGCGCGGCCGTACCGTCGTCAACCTCTTCTTCGAGGACTCGACGCGGACCCGGATCTCCTTCGAAGCGGCGGAGAAGCGCCTGTCCGCCGATGTCATCAACTTCTCGGCCAAGGGGTCCTCGGTGTCGAAGGGCGAGTCCCTGAAGGACACCGCCCAGACCCTCGAAGCCATGGGGGTCGACGCCGTCGTCATCCGGCACGGCGCCTCCGGAGCGCCGTACACCCTGGCCAACTCCGGCTGGATCGACGCCGCCGTCATCAATGCCGGCGACGGCACCCACCAGCACCCCACGCAGGCCCTGTTGGACGCCTTCACCATGCGGCGGCGCCTGGTCGGGCGGGACGCCGGGATAGGGCAGGACCTCGACGGCAAGCGCATCACGATCGTCGGCGACATCCTGCACAGCCGCGTCGCCCGCTCCAACGTCGACCTGCTGCACACCCTCGGCGCGGACGTCACGCTCGTCGCCCCGCCCACCCTGCTGCCGGTCGGCATCGAGACCTGGCCGTGCGAGGTGGCGTACGACCTGGACAGCACGCTGCCCAAGTCCGACGCCGTGATGCTGCTGCGGGTCCAGCGCGAGCGGATGAACGACGCCTTCTTCCCGACCGAGCGCGAGTACTCGCGGCGCTACGGCCTCGACGGCGACCGCATGGCGAAGATGCCCGAGCACTCCATCGTGATGCACCCCGGGCCGATGGTCCGCGGCATGGAGATCACCGCCGAGGTCGCCGACTCCGAGCGCTGCACCGCCATCGAGCAGGTCGCAAACGGAGTCTCCATCCGGATGGCCGTCCTGTACCTGCTGCTGGGCGGCAGCGAGCCGGCCGTCAGCCACCCCCGTACCGAGGAGAAGTAA
- the bldD gene encoding transcriptional regulator BldD, whose protein sequence is MSSEYAKQLGAKLRAIRTQQGLSLHGVEEKSQGRWKAVVVGSYERGDRAVTVQRLAELADFYGVPVQELLPGTTPGGAAEPPPKLVLDLERLAHVPAEKAGPLQRYAATIQSQRGDYNGKVLSIRQDDLRTLAVIYDQSPSVLTEQLISWGVLDADARRAVSHAEEG, encoded by the coding sequence ATGTCCAGCGAATACGCCAAACAGCTCGGGGCCAAGCTCCGGGCCATCCGCACCCAGCAGGGCCTTTCCCTCCACGGTGTCGAGGAGAAGTCCCAGGGACGCTGGAAGGCGGTCGTGGTCGGATCGTACGAGCGCGGCGACCGTGCCGTGACCGTACAGCGTCTTGCCGAGCTGGCGGATTTCTACGGCGTTCCGGTGCAGGAGCTGCTGCCGGGCACCACGCCGGGCGGTGCCGCCGAGCCGCCTCCGAAGCTGGTCCTGGACCTGGAGCGGCTGGCCCATGTGCCGGCCGAGAAGGCGGGTCCCCTGCAGCGGTATGCGGCCACGATCCAGTCGCAGCGCGGTGACTACAACGGCAAGGTGCTCTCGATCCGCCAGGACGACCTGCGCACACTCGCCGTCATCTACGACCAGTCGCCCTCGGTCCTGACCGAGCAGCTGATCAGCTGGGGCGTCCTGGACGCGGACGCGCGCCGCGCCGTCTCCCACGCCGAGGAGGGCTGA
- the efp gene encoding elongation factor P has product MASTNDLKNGMVLKLEGGQLWSVVEFQHVKPGKGPAFVRTKLKNVLSGKVVDKTFNAGVKVETATVDKRDMQFSYMDGEYFVFMDMETYDQLMVDRKAVGDAANFLVEGFMATVAQHEGEVLFVELPAAVELTIQETEPGVQGDRSTGGTKPATLETGHQIQVPLFITTGEKIKVDTRTSDYLGRVNS; this is encoded by the coding sequence GTGGCTTCCACGAACGACCTCAAGAACGGCATGGTGCTCAAGCTCGAAGGCGGCCAGCTCTGGTCCGTCGTCGAGTTCCAGCACGTCAAGCCCGGCAAGGGCCCTGCATTCGTGCGCACCAAGCTCAAGAACGTGCTCTCCGGGAAGGTCGTCGACAAGACCTTCAACGCCGGCGTGAAGGTCGAGACGGCCACCGTCGACAAGCGGGACATGCAGTTCTCCTACATGGACGGCGAGTACTTCGTCTTCATGGACATGGAGACCTACGACCAGCTCATGGTCGACCGCAAGGCCGTCGGTGACGCCGCCAACTTCCTGGTCGAGGGCTTCATGGCCACCGTGGCCCAGCACGAGGGCGAGGTGCTCTTCGTCGAGCTGCCGGCCGCCGTCGAGCTGACCATCCAGGAGACCGAGCCGGGCGTCCAGGGCGACCGCTCCACCGGCGGCACCAAGCCCGCCACGCTGGAGACCGGTCACCAGATCCAGGTCCCGCTCTTCATCACCACCGGTGAGAAGATCAAGGTCGACACCCGCACGAGCGACTACCTCGGCCGGGTGAACAGCTAA
- the nusB gene encoding transcription antitermination factor NusB has protein sequence MAARNTARKRAFQILFEGDQRGADVLTVLADWIRLSRDDTRQPPVSEYTMQLVEGYAQRAKRIDELIAQYSVGWTLDRMPVVDRNILRLGAYELIWVDATPDAVVLDEMVQLAKEFSTDESPSFVNGLLGRLKDLKPSLRRDDEA, from the coding sequence TTGGCTGCCCGCAACACGGCCCGCAAGCGCGCCTTCCAGATCCTCTTCGAGGGCGACCAGCGTGGCGCCGACGTCCTCACGGTCCTCGCGGACTGGATCCGGCTCTCCCGGGACGACACCCGGCAGCCGCCGGTGAGCGAGTACACGATGCAGCTGGTCGAGGGCTATGCGCAGCGCGCGAAGCGGATCGACGAGCTGATCGCGCAGTACTCGGTCGGCTGGACACTCGACCGGATGCCGGTCGTGGACCGCAACATCCTGCGCCTCGGTGCGTACGAGCTGATCTGGGTCGACGCGACCCCGGACGCCGTCGTGCTCGACGAGATGGTGCAGCTGGCGAAGGAGTTCTCCACGGACGAGTCGCCCTCGTTCGTCAACGGCCTGCTCGGCCGTCTGAAGGACCTCAAGCCGTCGCTGCGCCGGGACGACGAGGCATAG
- a CDS encoding aminopeptidase P family protein translates to MSEVYAARRTRLRDHCQAGGSQSALVSRPANVRYLAGADPHGAVLLLGKTEDLLVCADPPDRRPTEGRLDEALRIHTLPGAGGDAAVAAAGLAEAQGGDSLAVEEHHLTVARHRAIRSVAPRLRLTELGGAVEQLRVVKDEEEISCLRIGAEIADQALGELLESILVGRTERHLALELERRLIDHGADGPAFATSVATGPNSGRRAHRPTDRRVEEGDFLSVCLGATYRGYRCEIGRTFVIGTSPADWQIELYDLVFAAQRAGRETLVPGAAYRDVDRAARQVLDSAGCTEGLAPLTGHGVGLEIDEDPQLAPAAMGKLDACVPVTVEPGVHFPGRGGVRIDDTLVVRPEADGGPELLTITTKELLAL, encoded by the coding sequence ATGTCAGAGGTGTACGCAGCCCGCCGAACCCGGCTCAGGGACCACTGCCAAGCCGGCGGCAGCCAATCCGCGCTGGTCTCGCGCCCCGCCAACGTCCGCTACCTCGCGGGCGCCGACCCCCACGGCGCCGTGCTGCTCCTCGGCAAGACCGAAGACCTGCTCGTATGCGCCGACCCGCCCGACCGCCGCCCCACCGAGGGCCGCCTCGACGAGGCGCTGCGGATCCATACCCTCCCCGGCGCCGGAGGCGACGCCGCCGTTGCCGCGGCCGGCCTCGCGGAAGCGCAGGGCGGGGACTCCCTCGCCGTGGAGGAACACCACCTCACCGTGGCCCGCCACCGAGCCATCCGCTCGGTCGCCCCCCGCCTCCGCCTCACCGAGCTCGGCGGAGCCGTCGAGCAGCTCAGGGTCGTGAAGGACGAGGAGGAGATCTCCTGCCTCCGCATCGGCGCCGAGATCGCCGACCAGGCCCTCGGCGAACTCCTGGAGTCCATCCTCGTCGGCCGCACCGAACGCCACCTCGCCCTCGAACTGGAGCGACGGCTCATCGACCACGGCGCCGACGGCCCCGCCTTCGCCACCTCCGTCGCCACCGGCCCGAACTCCGGACGCCGGGCCCACCGGCCGACGGACCGCCGAGTGGAAGAGGGCGACTTCCTCTCCGTGTGCCTGGGAGCGACGTACCGCGGATATCGCTGCGAGATCGGCCGCACCTTCGTGATCGGCACATCTCCCGCGGACTGGCAGATCGAGCTGTACGACCTCGTCTTCGCCGCTCAGCGCGCCGGAAGGGAGACCCTGGTACCCGGCGCCGCCTACCGGGACGTGGACCGCGCCGCACGCCAGGTACTGGACTCCGCGGGCTGTACGGAGGGGCTCGCCCCGCTCACCGGCCACGGCGTCGGGCTCGAAATCGACGAGGACCCGCAGCTGGCCCCCGCGGCCATGGGTAAACTGGACGCTTGCGTGCCGGTCACCGTCGAACCGGGGGTCCACTTCCCGGGCCGGGGCGGTGTCCGGATCGATGACACGCTCGTCGTACGCCCCGAGGCGGACGGCGGACCCGAGCTACTCACCATCACGACCAAGGAGCTGCTCGCGCTCTAG